From Zea mays cultivar B73 chromosome 3, Zm-B73-REFERENCE-NAM-5.0, whole genome shotgun sequence:
TCGATGTGGTCCAGCGGGTGGGTGGGGTTTTATGCTAACTCTATGAACTATTCATGTTATTTATGTGAACTATTTACGCCATTTGTGCAGAAAAAAATAGAACCATAATTATGGCGAGCATCCCACGTGGGGGGGGTTGAGTGTTGGACCGAGAGTTTTACTGACGCGCGTACGTGGAGAGGTTTGACCTGGTGCATAGCGGGGAACGAGTTATTGGGTGTGGTCCAAAGAGTGGAAGAGTGGCTGGGGCTTCGTGTACTTATTATAAGCCCAGGGCTCCCAATATCCTTtccatatatatatactagtcggttgcccgtgcgttgcgacggcttacaacaatacccacgtaaactatccataaaaaaattcaagatttttttattaattgtctctgctctctatataatatatttttttgatttggctaactgatgttattgtttactccatgcaaatatgttttggtacaacacgaccaataaaGTGAGCTATTCGaaaagagttcacaacgattgactgaatgaacagagattataaaatgacataattccatcatatagagaccaaataagagaaagtttgtgagatcaagtttctaaaataagtcacatgaagtcaaacttataaaaaaatagatcaaaatatggggtgattgctaaagtcaggcatcaataaaaactggatgcgctccatataaattatgctacttcgtagcaattactaacgtttaaaaccaacaaataaccttttattttgctgttagtgtgacaaatcattgctgctccatccaattcagcaacctcaaacatcatGTAGTCCATTGTGCCAATGTAGTCTCAAAAAcggcctaatgcttgcaagagccaaaaaTGTCGTGCCGTGCTTAAGCTGTagcctcgacccgtagtgctggcccggcccgacacgattatttttttattttacaaaaaaacatatatacttatatacaatttatattcaatattaaaaatatcttagcgtgatgttctactggttagacagtttcaccTAGTGTCTCTCGCCCTTCTTCCATTAGGGCATGAGTTCGAACCTCACCTCCTGCactgttttttaacattttacgctgatttaattaaatagatcgacgggctaacgggctggcctgacacagttagcaggccccgggcgtcgttacgctgatttaattaaatggatcgacgggctaacggctggcccgacacagttagcaggccagcatgacgtgcctgtgccatagttgtggcccgtgTCGGACGTCGTTTGGCATCTATAGACATGCaacagattaatttgaaataactgtgagggattatttgtaaaaaaaatgacgcatgacgaccgttgaaactgatgctttaaatatagtatatatatatatatatatatatatatatatatatatatatatatatatatatatatatatatatatatatatatatatgccaaTTGTTCGTGCTTTGCTACGGGTtttgagatatttattcaaatataattattgtttatttataaacacTAAGGTATGTATAGTCTGATGGTTAGGCCCAAATTTGTAGAACAGGGAGCGTGGGTTTAAGTGCTTGCTCTACACTATTTTTTGCACGGTGTGGCAGCTACGCGAGCGGGATCTGGCGCTGAGGGTCGTGTGGGGCGGACCCAGAATGTCAGCGTGGAGGGTGAAGCTATGGTAGCATAGGCGCTCACATTAgtttcttaatagagtagtatagattagAGAATTCTATAATTATGAAACAAAAATAACTATAATACTATATTATGCCATGTATATGTTAAAATAGATATTTATTTTAAATTTATGAAATATAGAAAAAATGTTTACTTAACAAACTATACAGCAAAAACACTTCACGGATCTTCCATGAATGCAGACGTAGAGCTTGAAACTCCACTCCTGGATAGCGCGTGGAGCAATGGAGTTGACCTTATTTCTCATGGATTTTTTTTATAAGTTGACTTTCAAGTGTCCATAAAAGCTAGTAACTTCTTTAAAAGAAAGTCGCATTGGCAGTGACGGCTACTCGCAACTTCTCATGTCCCTCGCAACGTAAATGCATCCTCCTCGCACCTCGGCACTGGTAAGAGACCGCAAAGGAGGGGAAGCTCACGGTTCGCGTCGCCATATCTGCGTGGGGTGGCCGTCTAGAGGCGAGAAGCTGAGGGGCGTGAAAAAGGCTCTTAATGGGTTTCTCACTGACATACATCCAAGCTAGGGTGGCAACTAGTCCAACTGGACCTGGTACCACTCCACGGACCCAACGTCTCCATCGATCTCGAGCACACACACGGACCTGACGAGGTACGAGACGGCCTCGTCGACCATGCCGAACCTGGCGAGGTCCAGGGATAGGGTGTCCACGGGCCAGTTCTTGTGAGGCTctcctctagctcctctctggacACGAACGCCTCGTCCATGCCGGGTTCCATCAGCACGTACGTCTCCTTCGTGCTGCACAAACCCACGATACGAACCAACAGAGAGTGGTGTAGCATGACGTACTGGTTGGAGTTGGAGGTATAACGACATTGTTTTCTTTCTAGAATTGGACCTGGTCTCCGTGGCGGCCTCGCATTCTCGGTGATCACTTCGACGAGGCCGTGCAAAAGCGCGCCACGAACGCCTTCTTGCGCGAGCGTCGGCGGGGGCAGCTGCAGTGAAGCACTTCTGCTGCCTGTGCatttgaggagacgatgcaggtCATGTGTTGATGTCCCAAGACAAATTTCTCAAATAAATGGCactgttttttttcttcttcccttGAACGAAACGAGAGGTGGCAGTGGGGTGGGGGCATGAAAAATGGCAGGAGCCAGGAGGAAACAAACGTTGAGGGCTTGTTCGgtcagctctcaatccatgtggattgagcgggATTGGATGGATTTGAattccaaacaagtcaaacttcttcacaattttttccaatcccatccaatccatgtgtattggaaataaccgaacaagccctgaagTGGTGACAGTGTTTGACTAGTGATGCAAAAGCATCTACACTACCATACGCAAGCAGGACTTTCCCACCATGTGATCTAAAAGTCGCTCTTTGTTTTTTTCTCCCTCAAGGAGTCAAGGCTTTGTGTTTGTCCAATTCAAAAGTGGAGAGTCCGTTTGGAGTGCCTGCTAGGTGTGGATTTCGTTGGGGTCATGGCAAAACCCTTTTTTTCATGGCGGGACCGGTCATGGGAAACCGCTGGCCGCGTCTAGAACTTACCTACTCTGGTTATGGTTAACAACTGATGTTTGCAAGTCCAAGCCCTTGTCAAAAAAAAAGGTTGCGCACGCAATGACGCAATCAGTCAAATCCGAGAGAAACTATCCGGCGATGAGATTGTAGCCGGCTCTTGCTATGCCACAATTGTACATGTCGCTTAGAAAGTCAAAAGACTTCGAGCCGTGctgtttagttgcacaaatacgaACAATTATGACCAAGCTGACTACATGAATTATTCAAGATGTCGATTAAAGGACGCTTCAAGGTCTCCTACCAAAGCCGTGACGATCTAGAGCAGGTCTTAATCTAGAACGGAAGGAATTTTTGAGAAAACGAGTCTTCAATGGAACGCAAGGTCAAACGACGATGAAGCACTTGGCCCCTGGCAGCAGGCAGTGAGTGACTGACGAAGCATCAAACAGAGCGAAGGCGTGCAGCGTGTTACTAAAGCAGCATGACAGAGGATATAGGAGTGATCGGGAATCTGACTTTACCACTGATGAGCAGTCCACCGGTGGAGCCGCACTCCGGCAGCgaggccgccgccgccaccgcttCCATTCTGCATTGTTCTCTAGCTTGTGTGGCTTTGGGATCTTCTTTATCCCTTCAACGGCGTCGTGTGGCCTTAAAATCTTCCGTTATCCCTTCAACGCCTCCCACACCTAAAGCTTTCCAGAGCCCTCTTTCGGGTCATCCTCCTCTGCACCGCGATTTGAGGACAGATAGAGACACGCCACCACATTGCTGAATTGCCACGCTACCGTTGTTGAAGGCCGGACCACTAGTTTCCAGTCGCGTTTCAACAATCTGGCGATGGCAAGTACTCTACAATTGCAGGTCAACTGTGCAATCAGTCAATCACTAAATATCCAGTTCCGAGACCAATTCAATCGACTGCTAGTATTAATTAATGCATACAGTATAATGATATGATACGAGCACACGCCAACTTGTGACTTGTCCATCCTGGGACGCCGAACCATGCTTGCTAGCTACGGTTTCTGTCGTCAGCTACCCATTACGATGCCTTCCGAAAACCAAATTATTCTCACTATAGAAATATGTCTCAGGTTTAACGGCTTTAATTGACAGCATGACTCGTGCTAACAAGTCACCTTTGCAAGGTCAGAGTCACGGTGGTGCACCGTAACATTAAGGCCATGTTCGGTAGGTATGGATTCAATCTCCAAGTGGAATTAATCCAGACGTGGATTGAATGGATCCCTTGTTGTCACTCTTTCCCTAGGTGGTTTAATTCCATATTCATCAATTCCCTGTCATTTTTTCTTGTTCGGTTAGCACATAACCAACAACTCTTTGCTGCTTCTTTTTCTGAAACAGATCGTTGTTGCTTTTTCTTAAACAGAAACAACAAAGGTATGTCTGCCCTAAGTAGTACTAAAGCAGTTTGACATGGTATTATAGGCACTTGTCAAAACAGGGCCAATGCAATTCTGATGCAATCAAAACAGCTCAATCTTGTTGAGTCTTTCCTCGTCAAAACTAAAGCAGGGTGAGTTGATAAAGAAAAAAAATATTTACAATGGAATAAAAATACAAATTGCTTGAATGCATAAAGACCACTAGGCTTGACATCTGCACAAATAACTAGAACACAAACAACTGTATATTCGTAAGAAAGAACCACTACGAATCGAAATAGTAAATCTGGTTACAGTTTGACATGCAGAGTATTAGCCGTTAAAAGGCAACAATATATTCCTACTCCATCTGGtgtcctattagttgtcgttttgaTCAAGACATGAATCAAACTTATaaattttgactacaaataactattttATTATGTAGTTTTGAAACACAATGTTTATATACACCGATTTGTTATAAtaagtacttttataaaagtataaatgttgagagtttatttgtattttaacaaaaaatATTGATGAAAGTTATATTTTGGAGACCGTGTCGCTGTTCTAAATGACAACTAATAGTACATCAGATGGAGTAGGTTCTAACATTTCATCATCTAAACATCAACAATATGGTTGTCCAACTAGTCCAGACCTTAGCTCTTTCAGCAACTCTAGCCACATCTAGCCATCATCTTACCATCCGATCTGCATGTGAGAAATAAAGAATCAGCTTCTACATCCCAAATATGCCGAGGTTCCAtgttcttgtttttagatatatTTTGGTGACTGGCTAAAAAAACTAAACCTGTCAGATTCAATAATATAAATATATGATAGGCTAAAGTTGGTGCTCGCATCAGAGGTATTCAGAGTTTCAGACCAATCTGTCCATCGTAGACTAAGCTGTtagaactataagcgcttgccacgAAAAAGGAAGGTTATTACTCCAGTCTGCGATATTTGTACGTAGAACAAAATCTCCAAATCTATGCTTCTTTTACGCACAAACCAAATACTTGTAAGATTAGCATATCAGCAGGCCCATGAGAAGTAATGTAACAAGCAAATAGCAAATGAAAATGTCTAATGCTTATCACTTCCAGAGAAACACATGCAGTTTCCTAATGATGGACAAGTATCAAAATTGGATAACTAATAGATTTACTCATCGTTTTCATCTGTGATACCagacatatatttatctttttCCTATTCTAGATGCTTTGGGTCCGATGCACATGTTGGGTCCTATTTAATCTAGTTAACAATTGTATGTTTGTTACTTATGGAATCTAGTTTCATTTCAACTGCTAGCAACCTTTTTAGAAATTCAGTTTCATGGCACTCAATTCACTTACCAAGACTTGTGAATTGACGAGAGTTGCCATAGATTGTGGTTTTGCATTTGCCATAATACCTGGCATTTGTCTTCAGTCCCTCGTTTCCAGTAAACTGATGCTTGCTAAGCTATATGTGTTGTGGTACTATAGTACAAGAAACACACTATCAAATGTAGTGCCCCATTATCTTTTATTTTACTGCTACTTATATGAGACAATTGAAAAGCCAAAGAAGAATTTGGCAGTACAAGCGACGTCAATAGATCCTAAGAAAGTACCAGACGTAAAAGTTAGGAGACTCGTCAATAGATCCATGAACATAGCCTTATGGAATCGAAAGATTAGAGTTTCCAAACTTCAGTGCAGTGTAGATTTTGCTCCCAAACCCTAGAAGCCAAGAACCTAGCACGAATCACAAACCCTAGAAGCCAAAAACACCCAACTCCCTAGTTCATGGACAGTAAATGGAAATGAAGAGGAGGAGGGTGTGATTACCGGATAGAAATTAGCCACCGGAGGAGACAGAGACAAACAAGGTCGAGGGAGAAGCTATATCTTCCTTCTCAGCATCGAATCGGGCATGTACCTTGCATAGATCCAGCCAGTTGTTGCAAAGAGGATAAGGTATGGAAGGGCATGCAGATTGTAGTTTGCTGCGTAGGTAGCCCCCACTGCTGCAGCCTagcgcgccgccgccgtcgcctccgCCTCATGAGCCACATATgtcgccctccctctctcgccttTGCGTGGAAATGTTCCACGTCCCTGCGGCGTGGGTGAGTTCCCGGGACGAACTTCATGAAAATGGCCGGGAAAAGACGGGAAAAGGATACCAGGTGGGCTAACCGAACACAATTTTAAGCGTGGGCCGGGAAACTTTACACGCCGGGATGATCCACGTGGATTGGACCGTAATCCCTGTCGATCCCGGACCAACCGAACATAGCCTAATGGGTCGTGCAATCTTGCTTGACTCGTGATCAGAGACCTTTATATGCTGAGATCATTTGACTAATTTTTTACTAGGAGGCTATTTGCAGTGACTGAATAATATGACTTACATCAATGAAAACAACAACAAAATCTAACAGTGACTGAATAATATGACTTAACACGTGTAACATTGATGGGCAGCCCAGGAACACTCTCGTCTCTCGCTCAACCTCTTACGGCACACGCACAAAAACAGAGAACCAAAGACTGTGCTGCAATCTGTTGTGAGCCGGTGGTTGCCTCTGTCAGATGTTGTGAATTGTGATGGATATGGCGGTGGAGTGCACGCCTGATCCTGTTGCTGCTCAAGGGGTCAGGGTTGCAAGGCTTCCGGAACGGGAGCTGAAGAAAAGAGAACCGGTGTCTGGGCGCCGGAGCGTTTGAGCGCTGAAAAAAATAGAAAATATAAAAGGCAGCGTACATGTTccccaagttcttggcttcttgcGTCTAGCTACTGAGCTTCTTCTGCCTCCAATTCTGTCTCTGTTCTTCACATTTGAGTGCTAGTAGATTCCAACAATTGGAGAAGGAATTTCACCTGTAGTCCTCCATGTTCCCCCAAAGAAAGCTGGTGCGTCGCCTGTGATGCAGAATGAGGAGTAGCGAGGATTGACACCCGACGACGAGACGCCGGTGTGGAACCTATCGAGTAGCTCCACGGGCGGACTACGACCCACCCCCAATTGCATCTAGAGCCTTATTCAAAGGCAAACGACGATTCTTGGCCGCCGGGCGTGACGGGGAAGGTGGTCGACCATCCATTCAACTGATCGTGGAAAGGAGCTCCGGTGGAAGGGATGACGAGGCGACGGTGACGACGGACAGAACGAATAAAGTGGATCTCGCGCCGGAGAAAATGGATCAACTGTATGGCGGCGGCGGGAGGGGGGAATGGAACCGGAAAAGTCTGTCGCAGTTCTTGTACGCGGGAACGGTATTGGGCCGCTTCCTTTTGAGTCTCAAATTTGCTACTTAAAAGAATGAGCTCTAAACTGTTAAGATGAATTTTATTAGAATACGGCTCCTGTTGGAGCTATTTTTTTGGA
This genomic window contains:
- the LOC103651179 gene encoding uncharacterized protein isoform X2 yields the protein MQNGSGGGGGLAAGVRLHRWTAHQWQQKCFTAAAPADARARRRSWRAFARPRRSDHRECEAATETSTKETYVLMEPGMDEAFVSREELEESLTRTGPWTPYPWTSPGSAWSTRPSRTSSGPCVCSRSMETLGPWSGTRSSWTSCHPSLDVCQ
- the LOC103651179 gene encoding uncharacterized protein isoform X1 produces the protein MQNGSGGGGGLAAGVRLHRWTAHQWQQKCFTAAAPADARARRRSWRAFARPRRSDHRECEAATETRSNSRKKTMSLYLQLQPVRHATPLSVGSYRGFVQHEGDVRADGTRHGRGVRVQRGARGEPHKNWPVDTLSLDLARFGMVDEAVSYLVRSVCVLEIDGDVGSVEWYQVQLD